One region of Chryseobacterium sp. SORGH_AS_0447 genomic DNA includes:
- the gntA gene encoding guanitoxin biosynthesis heme-dependent pre-guanitoxin N-hydroxylase GntA: MTPLHQSQNTDHALQVKYAFQSFVDDKLFPCVAAKAALTKDQMQLFVAGHLACPKDDRAILDFIYEFIDQYRKAENHFHTACVIFPETYGISEEIFDHLMWQRLQALSDLDALEYPYDSRVDSDPSSSNFSFSLKEEAFFVIGLSPVSSRDARKFQYPTIVFNPHAQFEELRSLKRYDKMKNIVRKRDVALSGSINPMLQDFGDDSEVYQYSGMRYGKNWECPFKYNNK, from the coding sequence ATGACACCACTTCACCAATCACAAAATACAGACCATGCGCTGCAGGTAAAATATGCTTTCCAGTCGTTTGTAGACGATAAGCTTTTTCCCTGTGTAGCGGCAAAAGCAGCGCTTACGAAAGACCAGATGCAGCTGTTTGTAGCAGGCCACTTAGCCTGCCCGAAAGATGATCGGGCCATTCTGGATTTTATTTACGAATTCATCGATCAATATAGAAAAGCGGAAAACCATTTCCATACGGCCTGCGTCATTTTTCCTGAAACCTATGGGATTTCCGAAGAGATTTTCGACCATTTGATGTGGCAGCGACTTCAGGCATTATCCGATCTGGACGCGCTTGAATATCCTTACGACAGCCGTGTGGATTCGGATCCTTCTTCGTCAAATTTCAGCTTTAGTTTAAAGGAAGAAGCCTTCTTTGTAATCGGACTTTCTCCGGTCAGCAGCAGGGATGCGAGAAAGTTTCAATATCCGACGATCGTCTTCAATCCGCATGCACAGTTTGAGGAATTAAGGTCTCTTAAAAGATATGACAAAATGAAGAATATTGTCCGCAAAAGGGATGTTGCCCTGAGTGGTTCAATCAACCCGATGCTTCAGGATTTCGGAGATGATTCGGAAGTTTATCAGTACAGCGGAATGCGTTATGGCAAGAACTGGGAATGTCCTTTTAAATACAACAACAAATAA
- a CDS encoding response regulator transcription factor yields the protein MKYKVLYAEDEATLAEIITDGLRSSGYEVQLASDGQQALQLFQSGTPDICVLDIMMPVKDGYTLAEDIRKLNSEVPIIFLSAKSLGDDVVRGFKSGGNDYLKKPFTMGELLIRMESLLTRFGTAVTQQAPSSHRKTFGNCELNTVSQELATPKASYKISYKETAILELLLEHRNDLLPRQTALLKIWGDDSYYNARSMDVFMSHLRKMLKDDSEIELMSIRGVGYKLIC from the coding sequence ATGAAATATAAAGTACTCTACGCCGAGGACGAAGCCACCCTCGCCGAAATCATTACCGACGGGCTCCGCAGCAGCGGCTACGAAGTCCAGCTTGCATCAGACGGGCAGCAGGCGTTACAGCTGTTTCAATCCGGCACACCGGACATCTGCGTTCTCGATATCATGATGCCGGTAAAAGACGGCTACACCTTGGCAGAAGATATCCGTAAACTGAACAGTGAAGTACCGATTATTTTCCTCAGCGCCAAATCTTTAGGCGATGATGTGGTGAGAGGTTTCAAAAGCGGGGGCAACGATTACCTGAAAAAGCCTTTTACGATGGGAGAACTGCTGATACGGATGGAAAGTCTGCTCACCCGTTTCGGAACTGCTGTTACGCAGCAGGCTCCTTCTTCCCACCGTAAAACTTTCGGCAACTGTGAACTGAATACCGTAAGCCAGGAACTGGCAACCCCAAAAGCAAGCTATAAAATTTCATACAAAGAAACCGCCATCCTCGAACTGCTGTTGGAGCACCGCAACGATCTGCTTCCCCGCCAGACCGCCCTGCTGAAAATCTGGGGCGATGACAGCTATTACAATGCACGCAGCATGGATGTTTTCATGTCGCACCTCCGGAAAATGCTGAAGGACGATTCCGAAATAGAATTGATGAGCATCCGTGGGGTAGGATATAAACTGATCTGCTGA
- a CDS encoding outer membrane beta-barrel family protein, with translation MKNTILFLLICISGLMHSQNVLKGTVKDTDGRMLDAVTISLKKDQKPVASAFSDLGNFSLTFSEAGSYSLTATLSGYQPIEMEVTLPKENLDLILQKSEHVIQEVTVTKKKPLIERKIDRVSFNVENSIIASGGSAWEALTKAPGVQVSSANAVTANRKNVRIYLDGKPLQLSGDDLAAYLQGMPSDQVAQIEIFSNPPARFDAEGASVVNIITKKSKKQGFNLSLNGGITQGHYTGFTGNTTFNYRKNKWNVFGNYGFTRRHTVQDHNTFINYGSSLWDGTNPSVYHSDTHAYRLGVDYQVSDNQVLGFLLTGNNRKGGSEGHTFTRITSPAMKLDSTLNTDNYASSLGNQFAYNLNYNLKLDSAKSSLNIDLDYSPFRNANRSFTDNVTLLPDGSATSAFFHIYTPSSQDISIVSGKADYHFKAGKELDVTSGIKYSSTRSINIFDYFNRDGSVLMAVEANRNHFTYRENVASAYTSVSGSFGQWTFQGGLRGEYTRTSGFQQNLNQLNERNYFKLFPTLFLQYKPKDNHEFLLNYAYRLERPEYNRLNPTKRFSSPYSVYVGNPALQPAFVHSIEAGYTYRQNYNLTAYYTSTRDVFTNIDVQDNETKRYYGTQANLGLSAMAGLRFSGQVKPASWWDVNITADVYRQREKSDYLSGSYDNHMISFSGSLNQSFSIDKEIGLKAEINGMYNSAGIQGVYRVRANSFVDIGVKMNILNNAGTLRLAVTDVFNKNNNQVSINFQDQQSRFFYQRESRFVSLSLLYRLGKNVAASRNRTTASEEERKRAQ, from the coding sequence ATGAAAAATACGATTTTATTTCTCCTGATCTGCATTTCAGGACTTATGCATTCCCAGAACGTTCTGAAAGGAACCGTGAAAGACACCGACGGCCGGATGCTGGACGCTGTGACGATTAGTTTAAAAAAAGACCAGAAACCGGTAGCTTCCGCTTTCTCCGATCTTGGAAATTTCAGCCTGACGTTTTCAGAGGCGGGAAGTTATTCGTTGACCGCAACGCTTTCAGGCTATCAGCCAATAGAAATGGAAGTCACGCTTCCGAAAGAAAACCTGGACCTGATCTTGCAGAAGAGTGAGCATGTAATCCAGGAAGTCACCGTTACCAAAAAGAAACCGCTGATCGAAAGGAAAATCGACCGCGTGAGCTTTAATGTTGAAAACAGCATTATCGCTTCGGGGGGAAGCGCATGGGAAGCCTTGACCAAAGCACCCGGTGTCCAGGTCAGTTCAGCCAATGCGGTAACAGCCAACCGGAAGAACGTCCGGATCTACCTGGACGGAAAACCTTTACAGCTTTCCGGTGACGACCTGGCGGCCTATCTTCAGGGCATGCCGTCTGACCAGGTAGCGCAGATCGAGATTTTCTCTAATCCGCCCGCAAGGTTTGATGCGGAAGGCGCTTCCGTTGTTAACATCATCACCAAAAAATCAAAAAAACAGGGCTTTAACCTCAGCCTGAACGGCGGGATCACGCAGGGCCACTACACGGGATTTACAGGGAACACCACTTTCAATTACCGCAAAAACAAATGGAATGTTTTCGGCAATTACGGATTTACCCGCCGTCATACCGTTCAGGATCACAATACTTTTATTAATTACGGAAGCTCATTGTGGGACGGTACCAATCCTTCGGTTTACCATTCGGATACGCATGCCTACCGTCTGGGTGTTGATTACCAGGTTTCCGATAACCAGGTGCTGGGTTTCCTGCTGACCGGAAACAACCGCAAAGGCGGATCCGAAGGCCATACCTTTACCCGGATCACTTCGCCGGCCATGAAACTGGATTCCACGCTGAATACCGACAATTATGCTTCTTCTTTAGGCAATCAGTTTGCGTATAATCTGAACTATAACCTGAAACTCGATTCCGCGAAAAGCAGCCTGAACATCGATCTCGATTATTCGCCTTTCCGGAATGCCAACCGCTCTTTTACCGACAATGTTACCCTGCTTCCCGACGGCAGCGCAACTTCGGCGTTCTTTCATATTTACACGCCAAGCTCGCAGGACATCAGCATTGTTTCAGGAAAAGCGGATTATCATTTCAAAGCCGGAAAAGAACTGGACGTGACCTCAGGCATCAAATACAGCAGCACCCGGAGCATCAATATTTTCGATTATTTCAACCGTGACGGATCGGTACTGATGGCGGTAGAAGCCAACCGCAACCACTTTACCTACCGGGAAAATGTAGCTTCCGCTTATACCAGCGTTTCGGGCAGCTTCGGACAATGGACATTCCAGGGCGGACTGCGCGGCGAGTATACCCGGACCAGCGGGTTCCAGCAGAACTTGAACCAGCTCAACGAAAGAAATTATTTCAAACTGTTTCCGACCTTATTCCTTCAGTATAAGCCAAAAGATAACCATGAGTTCTTACTGAATTATGCCTATCGCCTCGAACGCCCGGAATACAATCGGCTGAACCCGACCAAACGATTCTCTTCACCGTACAGCGTCTACGTGGGAAATCCGGCCCTGCAACCTGCTTTTGTCCACAGTATAGAAGCTGGGTACACGTATCGGCAGAACTATAACCTAACCGCCTACTACACTTCCACCCGCGATGTGTTCACCAATATCGATGTGCAGGATAACGAGACGAAACGGTACTACGGAACCCAGGCCAACCTCGGACTGAGCGCGATGGCAGGCCTCCGCTTTTCAGGACAGGTAAAGCCTGCGTCCTGGTGGGATGTGAATATCACCGCAGATGTGTACCGCCAGCGTGAAAAGTCGGATTATTTGTCCGGAAGTTATGACAATCATATGATTTCTTTTTCCGGATCGCTGAACCAGTCGTTTTCCATTGATAAGGAAATCGGACTGAAAGCGGAAATCAACGGGATGTACAACAGTGCCGGCATCCAGGGCGTGTACCGCGTGCGTGCCAATTCTTTTGTAGACATCGGCGTCAAAATGAACATCCTGAACAACGCCGGCACCCTGCGCCTTGCAGTGACCGATGTTTTTAATAAGAACAACAATCAGGTCAGCATCAATTTCCAGGACCAGCAGAGCCGCTTTTTCTACCAGCGCGAAAGCCGTTTCGTAAGCCTCAGCCTGCTGTACCGTCTCGGTAAGAACGTAGCCGCTTCCCGGAACCGCACAACGGCCAGTGAAGAGGAAAGGAAGAGAGCGCAGTAG
- a CDS encoding (2Fe-2S)-binding protein, with the protein MVSLNINGKTHTLDVSEDMPILWVLRDIVGLTGTKFGCGVAQCGACMVHLDGDAVRSCITKVKRAVGKKIITIEGLSQHNDHPVQKAWQEIDVPQCGYCHSGQIMAAAVLLRENPSPTDEDIDLAMAGNLCRCGTYSRVRKAIKIAADLQKKGTV; encoded by the coding sequence ATGGTATCATTAAATATTAACGGAAAAACCCACACGTTGGATGTCAGCGAAGACATGCCGATTTTATGGGTGCTCAGAGATATCGTCGGCCTTACCGGAACCAAATTCGGATGCGGCGTGGCCCAGTGCGGCGCATGCATGGTACACCTGGACGGCGATGCGGTACGGTCCTGCATCACCAAAGTAAAAAGGGCTGTTGGGAAAAAAATCATTACCATTGAAGGGCTTTCGCAGCACAATGACCATCCAGTTCAGAAGGCCTGGCAGGAAATAGATGTTCCCCAATGCGGCTACTGCCACTCGGGACAGATTATGGCTGCGGCCGTTCTTCTCCGGGAAAATCCTTCACCCACGGATGAAGATATCGATCTGGCTATGGCCGGAAACTTATGCCGTTGCGGTACCTACTCCCGCGTGCGCAAAGCCATTAAGATCGCCGCTGATTTACAAAAAAAAGGAACCGTTTAA
- a CDS encoding TolC family protein yields the protein MNKNRKKIYQYAGWSVLLLGLAACKPVEIQQRAENRTVPEKYAGAENDNTNSGKLKWNEYFSDPNLQALITEALKNNQELNIMLQEIEISKNEIKARKGEYLPSVGLKAGVGVDKVSRYTNIGAMEDNTEIVPGKEMPDPLFDFGAGVQAKWETDIWGKLHNATRAQVQRYLASIEGRNFMVTNLISEIADSYYELLALDNEQVILNENIKIQNDALNIIKELKKNARSNELAVKRFQALVLKTQGMQYDIQQKVVETENRINYLVGRFPQPVERSHDNFDTVVPPVVYAGIPSELLENRPDIKEAEYELAATKLDIKSAKARFYPSLDIGAGIGLQAFNPAYLIKPQSLLFSLAGELTAPLINRAAIKAAYYNANAKQVQAVYHYEQTVLAAYIEVANQLAKMQNMKSSYDIKAQEVDALTQSIDISNDLFKYARADYMEVLLTQRDALESKFELVEKRINQLKASVAIYRALGGGWDQNPLTPPDIIKK from the coding sequence ATGAATAAGAACAGAAAAAAAATATACCAATACGCAGGCTGGTCGGTGCTGCTGCTCGGCCTTGCAGCGTGTAAGCCCGTCGAAATTCAGCAGCGGGCGGAGAACAGGACCGTACCGGAAAAATATGCCGGTGCCGAAAATGACAATACCAATTCCGGAAAGCTGAAATGGAACGAATATTTCAGCGACCCAAATCTCCAGGCCCTCATCACCGAAGCCCTGAAAAACAACCAGGAGCTGAACATCATGCTCCAGGAAATCGAAATTTCGAAAAATGAAATCAAAGCCCGGAAAGGGGAGTACCTGCCTTCCGTAGGCCTGAAAGCGGGAGTTGGCGTAGACAAGGTCAGCCGATATACCAATATCGGTGCTATGGAAGACAATACCGAGATCGTACCCGGAAAAGAAATGCCGGATCCGCTCTTCGATTTTGGGGCCGGTGTTCAGGCCAAATGGGAAACCGATATCTGGGGAAAGCTCCACAACGCTACCCGTGCGCAGGTACAGCGTTACCTGGCCAGCATCGAAGGCCGGAACTTCATGGTCACCAACCTTATTTCCGAAATTGCCGATTCCTATTACGAGCTGTTGGCGCTGGATAATGAGCAGGTAATCCTGAATGAAAACATCAAGATCCAGAACGATGCGCTGAACATCATCAAGGAGCTGAAAAAGAACGCCCGTTCCAATGAGCTGGCCGTGAAAAGATTTCAGGCACTCGTGCTGAAAACCCAGGGTATGCAGTACGATATTCAGCAAAAAGTTGTGGAGACCGAAAACCGCATCAATTACCTGGTGGGAAGGTTCCCGCAGCCGGTAGAGCGCAGCCATGATAATTTCGATACCGTGGTTCCGCCGGTGGTCTATGCCGGGATACCTTCCGAGTTGCTGGAAAACCGTCCGGACATTAAGGAAGCGGAGTACGAACTGGCTGCCACCAAGCTGGACATCAAGTCGGCGAAGGCCAGATTTTATCCTTCGCTGGACATTGGGGCCGGAATCGGGTTGCAGGCCTTCAATCCTGCCTATCTGATCAAACCGCAATCCTTGCTGTTCTCGCTCGCCGGTGAGCTTACCGCACCGCTGATTAACCGGGCTGCCATTAAAGCGGCTTACTACAATGCCAATGCAAAGCAGGTACAGGCCGTTTACCATTATGAGCAGACCGTCCTGGCCGCTTACATCGAAGTAGCCAACCAGCTGGCGAAAATGCAGAACATGAAAAGCAGCTACGACATCAAGGCGCAGGAAGTGGATGCCTTAACCCAGTCCATCGACATTTCCAACGACCTGTTCAAGTACGCCCGGGCCGATTACATGGAAGTGCTGCTCACCCAGCGCGATGCTTTGGAGTCTAAATTTGAACTGGTGGAAAAGAGGATCAACCAGCTGAAAGCCAGCGTCGCCATCTACCGGGCACTTGGCGGCGGTTGGGATCAGAATCCCCTCACGCCTCCGGATATCATTAAAAAATAA
- a CDS encoding transposase has translation MIRNKKQLTSYAGFDVKEKISGTSVKGKPRISKRGNKHLRRTMYFPAITAIRSIPAYKAIYIRIVERTGIKMKGIVAVARKLLELMYVIFKTEIPYQNDYDGQKNKGAKSENESCSILAGS, from the coding sequence ATGATTAGAAATAAAAAGCAGCTCACGAGCTATGCCGGGTTTGATGTAAAGGAAAAAATATCGGGAACGTCGGTCAAAGGTAAGCCCAGGATATCGAAACGAGGAAACAAGCATCTTCGACGAACAATGTATTTTCCAGCCATCACTGCCATAAGAAGCATACCGGCATATAAAGCGATATACATCCGGATTGTTGAAAGAACAGGGATAAAAATGAAAGGAATTGTGGCCGTAGCAAGGAAACTATTGGAATTAATGTACGTTATTTTCAAAACAGAGATCCCTTATCAAAATGATTATGATGGACAAAAAAATAAAGGAGCAAAATCCGAAAACGAAAGTTGCTCCATACTGGCTGGTTCATAA
- a CDS encoding sensor histidine kinase KdpD, giving the protein MKWLSNRYAYPLVILAMIASVGLQAAWLIQLFRAQQVQVKRDLDQAVANAARVSEYLSVAPGHENNDNFRDFFLSPEWLQLKQAYTQMRQIGVASRFETEMKNDSTRISMSLKIANHRPPGPRKSKMISIFDEGETLQSVMAADKKDLKRMDSLVKLECRRQQINEDSFYILYDYRTGKPESGEDWKKAKYADYQSPHFGYNLNFFIHTYQLVVPSVTKTVMYRMRYYFISSLLMILLTGLAFWFLFRVMRSERLYTRARLAFTGNMTHELKTPVAVIEAALDSITRYHLANDPERLENYLNISKNEISRLNAMIDKVLNLEQLDNGEINLRPELYDVQQGLESVVSSMRLRNNSGLVAIHYFPSDEPCFVNGDPVHLTNVFYNLMDNAIKYSGPEASVKVSCASADNQIVVTVEDNGPGIDKIYHNRIFERFFRIPENPDIHTVKGTGLGLHYVKEIITRHGGKIEVAAGPGKGAVFTIYLPAYDEI; this is encoded by the coding sequence ATGAAATGGCTCTCCAACCGATATGCTTATCCGCTCGTTATTTTGGCTATGATCGCCAGCGTCGGCCTTCAGGCAGCGTGGCTGATCCAGCTGTTCCGTGCCCAGCAGGTGCAGGTGAAAAGGGATCTCGACCAGGCCGTGGCCAACGCAGCCCGCGTTAGTGAATACCTGAGTGTGGCCCCTGGACATGAAAACAACGACAATTTCCGGGATTTCTTTCTCTCTCCGGAGTGGCTTCAGCTCAAGCAGGCTTATACCCAGATGCGACAGATCGGTGTTGCCAGCCGCTTTGAAACCGAGATGAAGAACGACAGCACGCGGATCAGCATGAGTCTGAAAATTGCCAACCACCGCCCGCCCGGTCCCCGGAAATCCAAAATGATCTCTATTTTCGACGAAGGGGAAACCTTGCAATCCGTTATGGCTGCAGACAAAAAAGACCTGAAGCGGATGGACAGTCTCGTAAAACTCGAATGCCGCCGCCAGCAGATCAATGAAGACAGCTTTTATATACTGTACGATTACAGGACAGGAAAACCCGAGTCTGGAGAAGACTGGAAAAAAGCGAAGTATGCCGATTACCAGAGCCCGCATTTCGGCTATAATCTCAATTTTTTTATTCATACTTATCAGCTGGTAGTGCCTTCCGTTACCAAAACCGTGATGTACAGAATGCGGTACTATTTTATTTCATCCCTGCTGATGATCCTGCTTACCGGATTGGCTTTCTGGTTTCTCTTCAGAGTAATGCGGAGCGAACGTCTGTACACCAGGGCACGTCTTGCGTTTACCGGAAATATGACGCACGAACTGAAAACACCGGTGGCCGTCATCGAAGCTGCCCTGGATTCAATTACAAGGTATCATCTAGCTAATGATCCGGAACGGTTGGAAAATTACCTGAATATCAGCAAAAATGAAATCAGCCGGCTGAATGCAATGATCGACAAAGTGCTGAATCTGGAACAGCTGGACAACGGGGAAATCAATCTCCGCCCGGAACTGTACGATGTACAGCAGGGGCTGGAAAGTGTGGTGTCTTCGATGAGGCTTCGCAACAACAGCGGTTTGGTAGCCATTCATTACTTTCCGTCGGATGAACCTTGTTTTGTAAACGGCGATCCGGTGCACCTGACGAATGTTTTTTACAATCTAATGGATAATGCCATTAAATACAGCGGCCCCGAAGCATCTGTAAAAGTATCCTGTGCTTCTGCGGATAATCAGATCGTGGTAACGGTGGAGGATAACGGGCCGGGGATCGACAAAATTTACCACAACCGCATTTTCGAAAGGTTTTTCAGGATCCCGGAAAATCCCGATATTCATACCGTAAAAGGAACCGGTCTTGGCCTCCATTATGTAAAGGAAATTATTACGCGGCATGGAGGAAAGATCGAAGTCGCCGCCGGACCGGGAAAAGGAGCGGTGTTTACCATTTATTTACCAGCTTACGATGAAATATAA
- a CDS encoding universal stress protein — protein sequence MKDFISIKTILVTTDFTTRSDQAVKVAVHMAKRHNARVILFYNFSSFFIIDRTGRQMVGKETVDQNFAQIEASLNSIKDLLRDQYDFTNCTTVIGNDTLINSINKTIQEESVDLVITGASGKQGIKELILGSSSYQILTAANCSVMLVPEDSHQLNFKKILVPVRVLDKLHEKFDLSKLIAEKNKGTISLLGISPEQQFADIRRAYIGLRKELRKSDIEYNASFIVSNDKALEISKVSNNSEFDLIILNYQDEENWKSFFSENFLKQIINRTSVPLLFFKDPDRIKPETGAGEDLGYDITMPFPG from the coding sequence ATGAAAGATTTTATAAGCATAAAAACCATTCTGGTGACGACCGATTTTACCACACGGTCCGACCAGGCTGTAAAAGTAGCCGTTCATATGGCCAAACGCCACAATGCGCGGGTCATCCTTTTTTATAATTTCAGCAGCTTTTTTATCATCGACCGTACCGGAAGGCAAATGGTGGGTAAGGAAACCGTTGATCAAAATTTTGCACAGATCGAGGCCAGCCTCAACAGCATTAAAGATTTGCTGCGGGATCAGTATGATTTTACCAACTGCACCACGGTTATTGGAAATGATACACTCATCAACAGCATCAATAAAACGATACAGGAAGAATCCGTAGACCTCGTTATTACAGGAGCATCCGGAAAACAGGGCATTAAGGAACTGATCCTGGGATCCTCTTCTTACCAGATCCTCACCGCAGCCAACTGTTCGGTAATGCTGGTTCCCGAGGATTCTCATCAGCTGAATTTCAAAAAGATCCTTGTCCCGGTACGGGTGCTGGATAAGCTGCATGAGAAGTTCGACCTTTCCAAACTGATTGCCGAGAAAAACAAAGGAACGATCAGTCTTCTGGGCATTTCGCCCGAACAGCAGTTTGCCGACATCCGGAGAGCTTATATCGGACTGAGAAAAGAACTGAGGAAAAGCGATATCGAATACAACGCTTCATTTATCGTAAGCAACGACAAAGCACTGGAAATTTCAAAGGTTTCCAACAATTCCGAATTTGACCTGATTATTCTGAATTACCAGGATGAAGAAAACTGGAAATCCTTCTTCTCTGAGAATTTCCTGAAGCAGATCATTAACCGGACTTCCGTTCCCCTATTATTCTTTAAAGATCCCGACCGTATCAAACCAGAAACGGGTGCTGGTGAAGACCTGGGTTACGATATTACGATGCCTTTTCCGGGATAA
- a CDS encoding urea carboxylase-associated family protein has protein sequence MNTILPRSGTAFILRKGERLKITDIKGEQVSDFTCFNLDDTREYLSSGRTIDYAETIFLTKGHPFYSNRSNIMFNIIEDTVGRHDFLLTPCSADTFRIIYGDENPHRGCFGNLCEALEPFGIDPDTIPICFNVFMHVAVDGETGKISVLPPKSKEGDYIIIEAVMDLIVGMTACSAEMSNNYSFKPIGYSIMKENVE, from the coding sequence ATGAATACAATTTTACCACGCAGCGGAACGGCTTTTATTCTGAGAAAAGGGGAACGGTTAAAAATCACCGATATCAAAGGCGAGCAGGTCTCCGATTTTACCTGTTTCAATCTTGATGATACCAGGGAATATCTGTCTTCAGGGCGTACTATCGATTATGCTGAAACGATTTTCCTTACCAAAGGCCATCCTTTTTATTCCAACAGGAGCAACATTATGTTTAACATCATCGAAGATACGGTAGGGCGTCATGATTTTCTGCTGACACCCTGCAGTGCCGATACTTTCCGGATTATTTACGGGGATGAAAATCCGCATCGCGGATGTTTTGGAAACCTGTGCGAAGCGCTGGAACCTTTCGGTATCGATCCAGATACCATTCCGATCTGTTTTAATGTTTTTATGCATGTGGCAGTAGACGGGGAAACCGGTAAAATAAGCGTATTGCCGCCGAAAAGCAAAGAGGGGGATTACATTATTATCGAAGCAGTGATGGATCTTATCGTAGGGATGACGGCATGTTCAGCAGAAATGTCGAACAACTATTCTTTTAAGCCGATCGGCTATTCAATTATGAAAGAAAATGTAGAATAA